Proteins encoded by one window of Bacillus sp. DTU_2020_1000418_1_SI_GHA_SEK_038:
- a CDS encoding DUF1850 domain-containing protein gives MGKRKSAIVLFLILTSIAILLFIPFRQGLVFEYQDTGRLLAYIPFSKEEKFQIKYTHSIHLTDVVESYQKTATDQIMQYELMYEEFSIGMPENASDGEIFEQKDGKYYLKNMNRVFPSFDLRVGQVRANHTVIYKNKEYPLSNYIEPGTWVRIKIERLNMLQLLKGVNILEST, from the coding sequence ATGGGAAAAAGAAAGTCAGCTATCGTGCTGTTCCTCATCTTAACATCCATCGCAATATTGTTATTCATTCCATTTAGGCAAGGATTGGTTTTTGAGTATCAAGATACTGGTAGATTGCTTGCCTACATCCCTTTTTCAAAGGAAGAAAAGTTTCAAATCAAATATACACATTCTATCCATTTAACCGATGTGGTAGAAAGCTATCAAAAGACTGCTACTGATCAAATTATGCAATATGAATTAATGTATGAGGAATTTTCAATCGGCATGCCCGAGAACGCTTCCGATGGTGAAATATTTGAACAAAAGGATGGAAAATATTACTTAAAAAATATGAATCGTGTTTTTCCTTCCTTCGATCTTCGAGTCGGACAGGTTAGGGCAAATCATACGGTTATTTATAAAAACAAAGAATATCCTCTATCAAATTACATTGAGCCCGGAACTTGGGTTCGCATAAAGATTGAAAGATTGAATATGCTACAGCTATTGAAAGGAGTGAACATCCTTGAGTCAACATGA
- a CDS encoding esterase family protein: MSHTRGTIKDITFASKELGEDIQLLVYFPASFSPLYKYSIVIAQDGRDYFQLGRIGRTADQLLENKEIENIIIVGIPYKNVEDRRRKYHPSGEQHQAYIRFLAHELVPFLDAEFPTYQMGMGRALIGDSLAATVSLMAAIQYPHTFGKVILQSPMVNDDVINAVKDVKEPHLLHIYHVIGKDETEVKTTTNEIENFLRPNRELSKLFNELKFPYFYEEFDGNHTWTHWQPNLKKALKKMFS, encoded by the coding sequence ATGAGTCATACTAGAGGAACAATAAAAGATATTACCTTTGCAAGTAAAGAGCTGGGAGAGGATATCCAGCTTTTAGTCTATTTTCCTGCTTCATTCTCACCATTATACAAATATTCGATCGTAATTGCTCAAGATGGACGTGATTATTTTCAATTAGGGAGAATTGGCAGGACTGCAGACCAGTTGCTGGAAAATAAGGAGATTGAAAATATTATCATTGTGGGCATTCCTTATAAAAATGTAGAGGATCGAAGAAGAAAATATCATCCGAGCGGGGAACAGCATCAGGCATATATCCGCTTTCTTGCACATGAGCTCGTTCCGTTTCTTGATGCCGAATTCCCAACGTATCAGATGGGGATGGGCCGTGCACTAATTGGTGATTCCCTGGCAGCAACTGTTTCTCTCATGGCAGCTATTCAATATCCTCATACTTTTGGAAAAGTGATTTTACAATCCCCCATGGTCAATGATGATGTTATAAATGCCGTTAAAGACGTTAAAGAGCCTCATCTCCTTCATATCTATCACGTTATCGGGAAAGATGAAACAGAAGTTAAGACAACAACAAATGAAATTGAAAACTTCTTAAGACCGAACCGTGAATTATCAAAATTATTTAACGAACTGAAGTTTCCTTATTTTTATGAAGAATTTGACGGAAATCACACGTGGACCCATTGGCAGCCAAATCTAAAAAAAGCATTGAAAAAAATGTTTTCCTAA
- a CDS encoding UvrD-helicase domain-containing protein, with the protein MKTAKFNNAIIHINQINRELYQSIYENGKKGKLHCPACGKPVRFYIGIEKDPYFYHIHKEDKKCEDPPNLLISKTKEQPEYKEQNGFRIPKSRSVTAENSPGNTYKKAQTLKIQTPFIPAKRDEMNESFQYLNDLKEAGVVLDLNQAKAVSRVNGPLLVLAGAGSGKTRVLTARTAFMISEHKIDPRSILLVTFTAKAASEMKKRLITYPNIDEKKSQQIVSGTFHSLFYRILVFHSPQEWSADKLLSKGWQRDQLIKQAGRTLNLDEKEFAFDLALQQISFWKNSIISPDQIRPESAWEEQVALLYQLYEQEKKKNEWFDFDDMLLGCYTLFQNEPDILAKYQKRFQYFLIDEFQDINKIQYELIKMMSALTQNVCAVGDDDQSIYAFRGSTPQYLLDFEKDFSTAEIVILSQNYRSSHEIVSTANEVIKQNKNRHAKNMQAQASGTNLPVVFYPYDEEEEATAIVTDIQEKMAEGFQPNDIVVLFRTNTGSRAIFERLTNSSLPFRIEMDAESFYDRFIVKSILSFLQLSINEDHQDAIKNILPALFVKQAAMKDLIAESILKDCSLLECLKYIKTGFSFQENKLRKSVKVIQSLSKMSPVSAIEVIEKELGFQDFVKNRGSDGNKMEKGSDDLKDLKVAARNFTSIEDLLNHADHMRAMNKEMKAFSKKNQNAISLSTIHRAKGLEYKVVYLLGVVDGNLPHDYALEAFRNGDSSTIEEERRLLYVAITRAMEYLYISIPDKRRGKQASPSRFLSGIPRQTMAMKEFTLQ; encoded by the coding sequence ATGAAAACAGCGAAGTTTAATAATGCAATCATTCATATTAATCAAATAAACCGAGAATTATACCAATCCATTTATGAAAATGGCAAAAAGGGAAAACTGCATTGTCCAGCCTGTGGTAAACCTGTTCGGTTCTACATAGGGATTGAAAAGGATCCTTACTTTTATCATATACATAAGGAAGACAAGAAGTGTGAGGATCCCCCAAACCTTCTTATCTCAAAGACAAAAGAACAGCCAGAATATAAAGAACAAAATGGATTTAGAATTCCAAAATCCCGATCTGTAACGGCGGAAAATTCACCTGGAAACACATATAAAAAAGCGCAGACATTGAAAATACAAACTCCATTTATTCCAGCCAAACGAGATGAAATGAATGAGTCCTTTCAGTATTTAAATGATTTAAAAGAAGCTGGTGTCGTGCTTGATCTTAATCAGGCGAAGGCTGTTTCTCGTGTCAATGGCCCCCTACTTGTTCTAGCTGGTGCGGGCAGCGGTAAAACAAGAGTATTAACAGCAAGAACGGCATTTATGATTAGTGAGCATAAAATTGACCCAAGATCAATTTTGCTTGTTACTTTTACAGCAAAAGCTGCTTCAGAGATGAAGAAAAGGCTCATCACCTATCCAAATATCGATGAAAAGAAAAGTCAGCAGATTGTTTCTGGAACCTTTCATAGTCTTTTCTATCGGATATTAGTCTTTCATTCTCCACAAGAATGGTCTGCTGATAAACTTTTAAGCAAGGGCTGGCAGCGTGATCAACTCATTAAACAGGCTGGAAGGACCTTAAACTTAGATGAGAAGGAATTTGCCTTTGACCTCGCACTTCAGCAAATTAGCTTTTGGAAAAATTCCATCATTTCTCCTGACCAGATCAGACCTGAATCTGCCTGGGAGGAACAGGTTGCCCTTCTTTATCAGCTTTATGAGCAAGAGAAAAAGAAGAATGAATGGTTTGATTTCGATGATATGCTACTGGGATGTTATACATTATTCCAAAATGAGCCTGATATTCTAGCCAAGTACCAAAAGCGTTTTCAATACTTTCTAATTGATGAATTTCAAGACATTAATAAAATTCAATATGAATTAATAAAAATGATGTCTGCCCTAACTCAAAATGTATGTGCAGTCGGGGATGATGACCAATCTATATATGCTTTTCGAGGCAGCACCCCCCAATACCTGCTAGATTTTGAAAAAGACTTTTCTACAGCAGAAATCGTCATATTAAGTCAAAATTACCGTTCTTCACATGAAATTGTATCTACTGCAAATGAAGTAATTAAGCAAAATAAAAATCGCCATGCGAAGAACATGCAAGCTCAAGCATCTGGCACAAATCTGCCAGTTGTTTTCTACCCTTATGATGAAGAAGAAGAAGCAACGGCAATTGTTACTGATATACAGGAAAAAATGGCAGAAGGCTTTCAGCCAAATGACATCGTTGTATTATTTCGTACAAATACCGGAAGCCGTGCCATTTTCGAACGATTGACTAACTCTAGCCTGCCTTTCAGGATTGAGATGGACGCGGAGTCGTTTTATGACCGTTTTATCGTGAAAAGTATACTGAGCTTTTTACAACTGTCTATTAATGAAGATCATCAGGATGCGATAAAGAATATTCTTCCCGCTCTTTTCGTCAAGCAAGCAGCGATGAAAGATTTGATCGCAGAAAGTATTTTAAAGGATTGCTCCTTGCTTGAATGCCTGAAATATATAAAAACAGGCTTTTCTTTTCAAGAGAATAAATTGAGAAAGAGTGTAAAAGTGATCCAGTCTTTATCAAAAATGTCACCTGTTTCAGCTATTGAAGTCATTGAAAAGGAGCTTGGGTTCCAAGATTTTGTTAAAAATCGGGGCAGTGACGGCAACAAGATGGAGAAAGGCTCTGATGACCTTAAAGATCTTAAAGTTGCGGCAAGGAACTTTACTTCAATTGAAGATTTATTAAATCATGCAGATCATATGCGGGCTATGAATAAGGAAATGAAGGCTTTCAGCAAAAAAAATCAAAATGCCATTTCATTGAGCACGATTCACCGAGCAAAAGGTCTTGAATATAAAGTCGTTTATCTATTAGGAGTTGTTGATGGGAATCTGCCTCATGATTATGCATTAGAAGCATTTCGAAATGGAGATTCTTCAACGATTGAGGAGGAGCGTCGGCTGCTGTATGTAGCAATTACAAGAGCAATGGAATACCTGTACATCTCAATTCCAGATAAAAGACGCGGAAAACAAGCCTCTCCTTCAAGATTCCTTTCCGGTATCCCAAGGCAAACAATGGCTATGAAGGAATTTACACTTCAATAG
- the spoVAC gene encoding stage V sporulation protein AC: MGKDQKKLTPEQQKYQTLQQKHELKRPILKNCLRAFWVGGVICAIGQAITYFYIYFFNFTEQTAGNPTVATMVFLSMLFTGFGVYDHIAQYGGAGTAVPVTGFGNAVISAAIEHKTEGFVLGVGGNMFKLAGSVILFGVFSAFVVASIKTILIYWGVL, encoded by the coding sequence ATGGGAAAGGACCAGAAGAAACTTACACCCGAGCAACAAAAATATCAAACATTGCAGCAAAAGCATGAGCTTAAACGCCCGATCTTAAAAAACTGCCTTAGAGCCTTCTGGGTTGGCGGGGTAATTTGTGCAATTGGACAGGCCATTACGTATTTCTATATATATTTTTTCAACTTTACAGAGCAAACGGCTGGAAATCCAACTGTTGCCACGATGGTATTCCTTTCTATGCTTTTTACAGGTTTCGGTGTTTACGATCATATTGCCCAATACGGTGGAGCGGGAACTGCAGTACCTGTAACAGGCTTTGGAAATGCAGTTATTTCTGCAGCGATTGAACACAAAACAGAAGGGTTCGTCCTTGGTGTCGGGGGAAACATGTTTAAGCTAGCGGGTTCGGTCATTTTATTCGGTGTATTTTCAGCCTTTGTTGTAGCTTCAATCAAAACGATTTTAATTTACTGGGGTGTTTTGTAA
- a CDS encoding sporulation protein: MRTKLCIIIFILSAGIAGCGLGSEETNKSELALLKTTNPSPALLESNTKEKLDLVESIKQDISSMKELYDVAVVKGKEDTLVAYKVKHMYRFQMKRIEKRMSDMLEKKYKDENFTVSSDYKIFLEAVKLNERMKDPDFSDKKANQKLQEIIKLKQEMA, translated from the coding sequence ATGAGGACAAAATTATGCATTATCATTTTCATATTGTCTGCCGGAATAGCAGGCTGTGGTTTAGGGAGTGAAGAGACAAATAAGAGTGAGCTGGCGTTACTAAAGACAACGAATCCTAGTCCGGCATTACTTGAAAGCAATACGAAAGAGAAGCTTGATTTAGTGGAAAGCATCAAACAAGACATCAGTTCTATGAAAGAATTATATGATGTTGCGGTCGTAAAAGGAAAGGAAGATACTCTAGTTGCCTATAAGGTAAAGCATATGTACCGTTTTCAAATGAAAAGGATCGAAAAGAGAATGTCGGATATGCTGGAGAAAAAATATAAGGATGAGAATTTTACGGTCTCCAGTGATTATAAAATTTTTCTTGAAGCTGTAAAGCTAAATGAAAGGATGAAAGACCCTGATTTCTCAGATAAAAAAGCAAATCAAAAGTTGCAAGAAATAATTAAGCTTAAACAAGAAATGGCATAG
- a CDS encoding YjcG family protein — protein sequence MKLGIVIFPSKKLQDFANSYRKRYDPNYSLIPPHITLKSAFNVPEEDMEQLTVSLNEISNNYQPFNIQTTKFSSFKPVNNAIYLKIEGSDELKELQKEINEKINIENSEYAFVPHITVGQKLSNDEHSDVYGTLRMNQFNYEDSVDRFHLLYQLENGSWTVYETFRLGRE from the coding sequence ATGAAATTAGGTATTGTTATTTTTCCATCAAAAAAACTTCAGGACTTTGCAAATTCATACCGAAAAAGGTATGACCCGAATTATTCCTTAATTCCTCCTCACATTACGCTAAAATCAGCATTCAATGTACCAGAAGAAGATATGGAGCAACTTACTGTTTCATTGAATGAGATTTCTAACAACTATCAGCCTTTTAACATTCAAACGACAAAATTTAGTTCATTTAAACCTGTTAACAATGCCATCTATTTAAAAATAGAAGGATCTGATGAACTGAAAGAGCTTCAAAAGGAAATAAATGAGAAAATTAATATCGAAAATTCCGAATATGCTTTTGTCCCTCATATTACAGTTGGGCAAAAACTCTCTAATGATGAACATTCAGATGTATATGGCACGCTAAGAATGAACCAATTTAATTACGAGGACAGCGTTGACCGTTTTCACCTGTTGTATCAGCTAGAAAACGGCTCATGGACTGTATATGAAACATTTCGCCTTGGAAGGGAATAG
- the spoVAE gene encoding stage V sporulation protein AE, with protein MLPMFFWAFVVGGMICVIGQLLFDVAKLTPGHTLSLLVVIGAILDGLGLYEPLIDFAGAGATIPITSFGNSLVHGALNEAEKHGLVGVLTGMFEVTSSGISAAIVFGFIGALIFKPKG; from the coding sequence ATGCTGCCAATGTTCTTTTGGGCTTTTGTCGTTGGAGGTATGATTTGTGTGATTGGCCAATTATTATTTGATGTTGCTAAATTAACACCGGGACATACATTAAGCCTTCTTGTTGTGATTGGAGCTATTCTGGATGGTCTTGGTCTTTATGAGCCATTAATTGATTTTGCTGGTGCCGGAGCTACAATTCCTATAACGAGCTTTGGGAACTCCCTCGTCCATGGTGCGTTGAATGAAGCGGAAAAACACGGCCTGGTCGGAGTATTAACAGGGATGTTTGAGGTCACGAGCTCAGGAATCTCTGCTGCTATCGTATTCGGATTTATCGGCGCCCTTATCTTTAAACCAAAAGGATAA
- the spoVAD gene encoding stage V sporulation protein AD, translating to MLKGKQSWVFHNRPIIAATGVSGGPFEANGKLANDFDVLHDDLWMGQDSYEKAHRVLIEEACEAALKKGNLQDDDVHFYIAGDLINQITPTSFSARTNQIPYFGIFGACSTSMEGLALASFIINNQGAKYILTGAASHNAAAERQFRYPTEYGGQKPPTAQWTITGAGMALVKVNEGNEKLPYTTSATIGKVVDMGITDPFNMGGAMAPAAAETIKAHFKDLQLDPSYYDLIVTGDLGQIGQSAAYELLTNAGLKIERDKFQDCGLIIYKEDQPVNSGGSGAGCSATVLYGHLLNQMKQGKYRRILVVATGALLSPLTFQQNETIPCIAHAVSIEMDNE from the coding sequence ATGCTTAAAGGAAAGCAATCTTGGGTATTCCATAATCGTCCTATTATTGCCGCAACCGGTGTATCAGGGGGTCCATTTGAAGCAAATGGAAAACTTGCAAATGATTTCGATGTTCTCCACGATGATTTGTGGATGGGGCAGGATTCATATGAAAAGGCGCACCGAGTATTGATTGAAGAAGCCTGCGAAGCAGCCTTAAAAAAAGGCAATCTGCAAGATGATGATGTTCACTTTTATATTGCGGGAGATTTAATTAACCAAATTACCCCAACTAGCTTTAGTGCAAGAACGAATCAAATTCCGTACTTCGGCATATTCGGGGCTTGTTCTACTTCCATGGAGGGTTTAGCACTTGCCTCATTTATAATAAATAATCAAGGTGCCAAATATATACTTACAGGTGCAGCAAGCCATAATGCGGCTGCTGAAAGACAATTCAGATATCCGACTGAATATGGCGGACAGAAGCCCCCAACAGCTCAATGGACAATTACAGGTGCAGGCATGGCCCTTGTAAAAGTAAATGAAGGTAATGAGAAACTTCCCTATACAACTTCTGCAACTATTGGAAAGGTAGTTGATATGGGAATTACTGATCCATTTAATATGGGGGGAGCGATGGCACCAGCCGCAGCAGAAACCATAAAAGCACATTTCAAGGATTTACAATTAGATCCATCATACTACGATTTGATAGTAACAGGGGATTTAGGTCAAATTGGGCAGAGTGCGGCATATGAGCTATTGACGAATGCAGGCTTAAAAATTGAGCGGGATAAATTCCAAGATTGCGGATTAATTATTTATAAAGAGGATCAGCCTGTCAATTCCGGGGGAAGCGGAGCAGGTTGTTCAGCAACTGTTCTTTATGGACATTTGCTGAATCAAATGAAACAGGGTAAATATAGGAGAATTCTAGTAGTGGCTACTGGTGCACTTTTGTCACCATTAACCTTTCAGCAAAACGAGACGATTCCCTGCATTGCTCATGCGGTTTCAATCGAAATGGATAACGAGTGA
- a CDS encoding stage VI sporulation protein F, with protein sequence MDNNFFKNIEKKTGVNMKDVFDLANSLQNANFKDEKTVRSVIRRVSQIANKPVNKETEDKIVQSIVADGKQLDFGTISQMINKK encoded by the coding sequence ATGGATAATAATTTCTTTAAAAATATTGAAAAGAAAACTGGCGTTAATATGAAGGATGTATTTGATTTAGCTAATTCGTTACAAAATGCAAATTTTAAAGATGAAAAAACAGTAAGGAGTGTCATTCGAAGAGTATCACAAATTGCAAATAAGCCAGTAAATAAAGAAACTGAGGACAAAATTGTACAGTCAATTGTAGCAGATGGCAAACAGCTTGATTTTGGTACAATTTCACAAATGATTAACAAAAAGTAG
- a CDS encoding TAXI family TRAP transporter solute-binding subunit has translation MKKKSFLLMTVLLLTLSMFLAACGGGAKEDEGEKTDGGNAGGDSGTETAEKPEFISILTGGTGGTYFPLGGSFANIVTDATGISTNAETSGASAENMTTLKAGDAEIAFTQTDIASYAKEGKLMFEGEKIDNVSAIGTLYPETIQIVTTAKSGIKSVEDLKGKKVSVGAPGSGTAANAEQILEVHGLTFDDIKKQDLSFDESTAGIQDGTIDAAFVTAGTPTGAVEGLSATEDVVIVPIAQDKVDAIIAKYPYYAKEEIPAGTYKLAEPVLTVAVQAMLVASNDLSEEVVYDITKAIFENLDKVTHAKGKLIKVENALNGVGIDVHPGAQKYFDEKGVKAQ, from the coding sequence ATGAAAAAGAAAAGTTTTCTTTTAATGACAGTGTTATTGTTAACGCTTTCTATGTTTCTAGCAGCTTGTGGCGGCGGAGCGAAGGAAGATGAGGGTGAAAAGACTGATGGAGGCAACGCTGGAGGAGATAGCGGTACCGAAACAGCTGAAAAGCCAGAGTTTATTAGTATTCTAACAGGTGGAACAGGTGGTACATACTTCCCGCTTGGCGGATCGTTTGCTAATATTGTGACTGACGCTACTGGCATTTCAACAAATGCTGAAACTTCAGGTGCATCAGCTGAAAATATGACAACGTTAAAGGCCGGTGACGCTGAAATCGCGTTTACGCAAACTGACATTGCTTCTTATGCTAAAGAAGGAAAGTTAATGTTTGAAGGCGAAAAAATTGATAATGTAAGTGCAATTGGTACACTTTACCCAGAAACAATCCAAATTGTTACTACTGCAAAATCTGGTATTAAATCAGTTGAAGACTTAAAAGGTAAAAAAGTATCTGTAGGTGCTCCTGGTTCAGGTACTGCTGCAAATGCTGAGCAAATTCTTGAAGTCCATGGACTTACATTTGATGATATCAAAAAGCAAGACCTATCTTTTGATGAGTCAACTGCTGGAATCCAAGACGGAACTATTGATGCAGCTTTCGTTACAGCCGGAACTCCAACTGGAGCTGTTGAAGGACTATCTGCAACTGAAGATGTAGTGATTGTTCCAATCGCTCAAGATAAAGTTGATGCGATTATTGCGAAATACCCATACTATGCAAAAGAAGAAATTCCAGCTGGCACATACAAGTTAGCTGAGCCTGTATTAACTGTTGCTGTTCAAGCAATGCTTGTTGCTTCAAATGATCTTTCTGAAGAAGTAGTTTACGATATTACGAAAGCTATTTTCGAAAACTTAGACAAAGTTACTCACGCTAAAGGGAAATTAATTAAGGTTGAAAACGCTCTAAATGGAGTTGGAATTGATGTTCACCCAGGTGCACAAAAATACTTCGATGAAAAAGGCGTTAAAGCTCAATAA
- a CDS encoding GNAT family N-acetyltransferase, which produces MIVKVVGNHQELQDALSVRKTVFVQEQQVPEEEEIDQYDDTAIHFVQYDGETPIGAGRFRIIDGIGKVERICVLKDKRKTGAGKMIMLKIEEYAKEHDIPSLKLNAQTHAIPFYSGLGYDIISEEFLDAGIPHRTMKKNI; this is translated from the coding sequence ATGATTGTAAAAGTCGTAGGAAATCATCAAGAATTACAGGATGCATTATCTGTTCGCAAAACTGTTTTTGTTCAAGAACAACAGGTACCAGAAGAAGAAGAAATCGATCAGTATGATGACACCGCCATACATTTTGTTCAATATGACGGAGAAACTCCAATAGGTGCAGGCAGATTTCGAATAATTGATGGAATTGGGAAAGTGGAAAGAATTTGCGTCCTAAAAGACAAACGGAAAACCGGCGCGGGAAAAATGATCATGCTGAAAATTGAAGAGTATGCAAAAGAGCACGACATTCCTTCATTAAAGCTTAATGCACAAACTCATGCTATCCCTTTTTACAGTGGGTTAGGCTATGATATTATCTCTGAAGAGTTTTTAGATGCTGGCATCCCCCACCGGACAATGAAAAAAAATATATAA
- a CDS encoding TRAP transporter permease: MSQHETLSQEKQQELLEKYDPEAGTRKLKGWIGWIVFIGLLSFSLFQLYTGVFGVLTAQLQRSIHLGFALALIFLLFPARKKDKGKKHKPAWYDYILALASVAVGAYWPLMIDELVMRVGRLTDLDFYIGLLAIILVLEATRRAVGLPITIIATLFLLYALYGPHMPGFLAHRGLDIKRLVQTMFFTTEGILGTPLGVSATFIFLFLLFGSFLVKTGVGQYFNDLALSIAGKRIGGPAKVAIFSSALQGTISGSSVANVVTSGSFTIPMMKKLGYKKEFAGGVEAAASTGGQLMPPVMGAAAFLMVEFIGGISYWDIAKAAAIPALLYFTGIWIMTHFEAKRVGLKGLKDEEMPNRKEVLSKIYLLLPILGVIVLLMSGMSVIRAALWSIVITVAVSAIRKETRITLKDAIDALVDGARTALGVASATAAAGIIVGVVTKTGLGLKLANGLLDLAGGAIIPTLMLTMIAALVLGMGSPTTANYVITSTIAAPAIILLGVPDLPAHLFVFYFGIIADITPPVALAAFAAAGVSGGDPIKTGVSSAKLAIAAFIIPYMFVLSPELLMIDTTWYNLIWVVATAIAGMTAIGAGVIGYWFRKLVWYERILALAGGLLLIDPNGYTDLVGLGLFIVVIALQFIFKRGNTSNPQTA, translated from the coding sequence TTGAGTCAACATGAAACGTTATCTCAGGAAAAACAGCAGGAACTTTTAGAAAAATATGACCCGGAAGCTGGCACAAGAAAGCTAAAGGGATGGATCGGCTGGATCGTCTTTATTGGATTGCTATCCTTCTCTTTATTTCAACTTTATACAGGGGTTTTTGGCGTTTTAACGGCACAGCTTCAGCGTTCGATTCACTTAGGATTTGCCTTGGCTCTTATATTCTTATTATTCCCAGCAAGAAAGAAAGATAAAGGAAAAAAGCATAAGCCTGCATGGTATGATTATATTTTGGCGCTTGCGTCAGTTGCAGTTGGTGCATACTGGCCACTAATGATTGATGAACTAGTCATGAGAGTAGGTCGTTTAACTGACTTAGACTTTTATATCGGATTATTAGCAATTATTCTCGTTCTTGAAGCTACCCGCCGTGCGGTTGGGTTGCCAATCACTATTATTGCAACGCTGTTCTTGCTTTATGCTCTTTATGGACCACATATGCCAGGGTTTCTCGCACACCGTGGTTTAGACATAAAGAGGCTTGTTCAAACGATGTTTTTTACAACAGAAGGTATACTTGGAACACCATTAGGAGTATCCGCTACCTTTATTTTCTTATTTCTGCTCTTCGGATCATTCCTTGTGAAAACAGGGGTAGGTCAGTATTTTAATGATTTAGCACTTTCCATTGCAGGAAAAAGAATTGGCGGGCCTGCGAAAGTGGCCATTTTCTCTAGTGCATTACAAGGGACTATTAGTGGAAGCTCAGTTGCCAACGTTGTTACTTCAGGTTCTTTTACGATTCCGATGATGAAAAAGCTTGGATATAAGAAAGAATTTGCTGGCGGGGTTGAGGCTGCGGCTTCGACAGGCGGGCAGCTAATGCCTCCAGTTATGGGTGCGGCTGCTTTCTTAATGGTTGAGTTTATTGGTGGAATCTCTTATTGGGATATTGCGAAAGCAGCAGCCATCCCTGCCTTGTTATATTTCACAGGTATTTGGATTATGACTCACTTTGAAGCAAAGCGAGTAGGACTAAAAGGTTTAAAAGATGAAGAAATGCCAAACCGTAAAGAGGTTTTAAGCAAAATTTACTTATTACTCCCAATTCTTGGGGTAATTGTCCTATTAATGAGCGGTATGAGTGTAATCCGTGCTGCTCTATGGTCGATTGTTATTACAGTTGCCGTGAGTGCCATCCGTAAGGAAACACGAATCACTCTAAAGGATGCAATTGATGCACTTGTTGATGGGGCGCGTACTGCACTTGGTGTTGCATCCGCTACTGCTGCAGCCGGTATTATTGTAGGGGTAGTTACGAAAACAGGATTAGGGTTAAAGCTTGCAAACGGGCTGTTAGATCTAGCTGGGGGAGCTATTATCCCTACCTTAATGCTAACAATGATTGCCGCACTTGTTCTGGGAATGGGTTCGCCTACAACAGCAAACTATGTTATTACATCAACCATTGCAGCACCTGCCATTATTTTATTAGGTGTTCCAGATCTCCCAGCGCATTTATTCGTGTTCTATTTTGGAATTATTGCTGATATCACCCCGCCAGTTGCCTTAGCAGCATTTGCAGCCGCAGGCGTCTCTGGAGGAGATCCAATAAAGACTGGTGTCAGCTCGGCGAAGCTTGCCATTGCGGCCTTCATTATACCGTATATGTTCGTGCTCTCGCCTGAATTATTAATGATTGATACCACCTGGTATAACTTAATATGGGTAGTTGCTACTGCAATAGCAGGTATGACTGCAATTGGTGCAGGAGTAATCGGCTATTGGTTCAGAAAGCTTGTATGGTATGAAAGAATTCTTGCATTGGCAGGAGGTCTATTACTTATCGATCCAAACGGATATACTGATCTTGTTGGACTAGGATTATTTATTGTTGTAATCGCTCTTCAATTTATATTTAAGCGTGGGAATACATCAAATCCACAAACGGCATAA